The Verrucomicrobiota bacterium genome includes the window ATCCTCGGCATTCGCGAGGACCAAGGCATCAACGGACTTTTCAAGCCGGTCCGCCATCGCGAGAAGGCATCGATTCTTCTCCGCCGGAGTAAGCCGGGCCAGCGCGCGTGCCGCAGCCTTCGCCCGCTGAGCCAGGTTCGTCATTTGCTCGATCAAACTCATGGCTCCATCATCCTAATTCCCCGGGGCGGAAGGAAAGCCTTTGATTCGATTTGACGATGGCTGTCAGAGGGCATAGAATGATAACGTCAATGGGGTTAACAGTCTCGGTTCCTCCTGCCCGGTGGTACTGCTTTTTTGGGGCCACCGGGCCTTTTCTTTTCCCCTTTTGAAGGTCACCCAAGAAAAGCCTTGTGGATGACCTTGGTCGCCAGATCGCCTTTGGCCAGATCCACGATCACGGAAATCTTGATTTCACTGGTCGAAATCATGTCGATGTTGATGCCTTCCTTGGCCAGCGCCTCAAACATCCGCGCCGCCACTCCGGAATGGCTTTTCATGCCCACTCCAACAATGGAGAGTTTTCCGATTTGTTCGCTGGCGAAAACCTCTCGCACGCCAATCTCGCTCTTCAACCCGTCGATCACTTTACTCGCCTTCAAGAGTTCGGCCTTCTCGACCGTAAACGACAAGTCCGTCAAGGGCTTGCCGGAGCCATGGCTCGCGTTCTGGACGATCATGTCCACGTTGATGGCAGCCTCACCCAAGGCCTTGAATACCTTGGATGCCATGCCGGGCTGGTCCGGCACTCCGGCCAGGGTCACTTTGGCTTGATTCTTGTCGAAAGCCACGCCGCGAATGACGACGTCCTCCATGCTCTTGGTTTCCTCTTTCACAATCGTTCCTGGGTTGTCGTTCAAACTCGAGCGCACTTCAAAAACCACACCGAATTTCTTGGCAAATTCAACCGACCTCGACTGCATGACTTTCGCCCCCAAACTGGCAATCTCCAGCATCTCGTCGTAGGAGATCTCCTGAAGTTTGCGCGCACCGGAAACCACGCGGGGATCAGCAGTATAAACCCCGTCCACATCCGTATAAATCTGACAAAGATCGGCCTTCAAAGCCGCGGCCAGCGCGATGGCGGTCAAGTCGGATCCTCCCCGGCCCAGCGTGGTGATCTGGCCCTCCGACGTTTCGCCCTGAAAACCCGCCACAATCACCACCTGCCCCGCGTCAAGCAACGCGTGGACCATCCGCGGGCTAATATTCTTGATCTTGGCCTTGGTGTGCACTCCATCCGTCACAATGCCAGCCTGGGCGCCCGTCAACGACGCAGCCGGTACATTCAGCGCATGCAGCGCCATCGCCATCAGGGCAATGGTCGTCTGCTCGCCCGTCGCCAGGAGCACGTCCATTTCACGCTCGCTCGGAAGGGGCATGATTTCCTTGGACAGCTTGATCAAATTGTCGGTCACACCGCTCATCGCGGAGACCACCACAACGACCTGATCCCCGCGTTGCCGATACTTCGCCACGCGGTTCGCCACGTTCTTGATCCGCTCCGTGTTGCCGACGGAGGTGCCGCCGTACTTTTGAACAATAAGGGCCATGGGGTTGACAGAAGTCGGATTTAAAGTCCGATGACGCGCATCACCGCGGAAAGCTCGGCGGGGACTTCCACCGGCGAAAAACCCGCGGAGGCGATGGCCGTTTCCGGATCTTTGAGCCCATGGCCGGTCATCACCGCGGTCAGCACGCTCCCCGGGGGGATGCGGCCCTGTTGATGGGCTTTGACAATGCCGGCCAGGCACGCCGCCGAGGCCGGCTCGACAAAAATGCCATCCGTGCGCGCGATCCGGCGATATGCCTCCAGGATTTCCTCGTCCGTCACGGAATCGATCAACCCTGAGGATTCGGCCCATGCGTTTTTCGCTCCCTCCCAACTGGCAGGGTTGCCAATCCGAATGGCACTGGCCAGGGTCTCGGGGTCGGTCACGGGCGTTCCCCGGACGATGGGCGCAGCCCCGGCGGCCTGAAAGCCAAGCATTCGAGGGAGGCTGGCGATTTTGCCCGCGTCGTGGTATTCCTTGAAGCCTTTCCAGTAGGCCGTGATGTTCCCGGCATTCCCCACCGGCAACACATGAAAATCAGGAGCCCGCCCAAGCGCATCGCAAATCTCGAACGAAGCAGTCTTTTGCCCCTCAATGCGAACCGGGTTGATGCTGTTCACCACCTCAACCTTCCCCGTTTCACCGAGTTCACGAACCATCCGCAACGCATCGTCGAAATTGCCCTCAATCGCGACCGTGGTGGCCCCGTACATCAAGGCTTGCGCCAGCTTGCCCTGGGCAATCTTGCCCTTGGGAAGCACCACCACACATTTCATCTTGGCCCTCGCGGCATAGGCTGCAGCCGAGGCCGAGGTGTTCCCCGTGCTGGCGCAAATCACCACCTGCGCCCCTCGGTGCTTGGCCTTGGAAACGGCCATCGTCATGCCGCGATCTTTGAACGAACACGTGGGATTAAGCCCCTCGTACTTAAGATAAAGGGAAAAGGATCCCCCCAGATCCGCCACAAAGTTATCCGCTTTGACCAGCGGCGTGTTGCCTTCGGAGAGCGACACCACGGGCATGCCGGCATCGACGGGGAGAAAACGAGCGTAACAGTCAATGACCCCCTTCCAAAGCGCGGGGTTGTGAGGAGCGGCGTTCATGAAAAATCTTCCACACGGAACACCACGGGCTCTCCTTTGACAACGGAAAGTCCCGCAATGCCTTTCAAAGCTCGGCGCATGGCCTTCACCGGGGCGTCGTGAATCATGAAGATCAAGGGAACACTTTCACCTTCGTGCCCTTCCGGCTGGATGACCGAGGAAATCCCGATGCGGGCTCGCCCGAGCAGCGTGGCGATCTTAGCCAGCGTGCCAGGACGGTCAATGACGCTCAGGCGAAGGTAAAAACGGGATACGATTTCCTCGTAGGGAACCACGCGTCCACCCCGGGCATGGCACACAAAAGGCGGCACACGGCGCTGAGAACCGTGCTTGAGATCCAGGGCGGCATCCGCCAGATCGCTCAACACCGAACTGGCCGTGGCATCCTGTCCCGCCCCGCGCCCATAATAAAGGGTATCGCCCACCACGTCACCGCGAACGCAAATCGCGTTGTAGACGTGATTCACACTCGCAAGCACATGAGTGTTGGGAACGAGGACGGGCCCCACTGAAACCTCGATGTCTTCCGTTCCCGAGGAGCGGCCACTTCCCGTCGTCTTGACCACGCCGAGCAACTTGATGGTGTAACCAAGCTGCTGGGCATACTGAATGTCCAGGGCGCTGACACTGCGGATTCCCTCGACATGAATCTCGCCGGGCCTCACCCAAAATCCGTGCGCCAGGGAGGCAAGGATCCCGGTCTTGTGGGCCGCATCGTGACCATCGATGTCCAGCGAAGGTTCAGCCTCCGCGTAACCGAGCCGCTGCGCGTCAGCCAACACCGCGGCAAAATCGGCGCCCTCAAGCTTCATCCGGGTCAAAATGTAATTGCAGGTGCCGTTGACAATGCCATGCAAACGGGTGACCCGATTGCCGACCAGGCTTTCGCGCAAGACCTTGATGATCGGAATCCCACCCGCCACGCTGGCCTCGTAGTAAAGGTTCGCGTCATACTTGCGGCAGGCTTCAAAAAGCTCCTCTCCATGGGCGGAAAGAAGGGCCTTGTTGGCCGTCACGACGGATTTGCCAGACCGCAGCGCCGCGAGCACGGCCAACCGCGCCGTCTGCGTTCCTCCCATCAGCTCCACAATGATTGGACAGCGAGGGTCATCAACCACCTTCCTCCAATCACGGGTTACCGTGCCTCCAGGGAGGGGGACTTTCCGGCGCTTTCGCGGATTGCGGACCGCCATCGACTGAATTTTGAACGCGACGCCTAGACGCGAGGTCAGCAAGGGACCATTCCGGCGCAGGCCGAGGATTAACCCTCCGCCCACCGTGCCAACGCCCAACAATCCCAAAGCCACCTGCATAAGGCCGGCCAGATTGCCGACAAGCCCAGGCATGGACAATCCCATTTTTTGGGTTCACGCCCCGGTGCATCCAGAGGTTTTCGGGGATGCGCGCGGCAGCGCCGGGGCGTTCACGCCGCTTCAGGGCGTGTCTTCAAAGGGGCATGACAGATTCAACGGGCAAGGGTGCTGCCAGGGCGAAGGCATTCACCCACGGCGGGCCATGGAGCGGGAGGAGATCGCCGCGGCAGGTTGGCGCGAGCGGAAGCGCCGTGAACGGCGCGCCCCCACAACTTGCGGATGCACCGGGGCACTCCCGGTCGTGGAATGAAGAAGATCAGCCTGCGCGAGGCCGGACTGGGCTCCGGGTCGGTTCGAAGGAGGAGAGGGACGTCGCCCCCTCAGGGATTCGGATTATTCCGGGACGGCAAACCATCGACCACACCAGGGATCGGTTCGATGCCAGGGATGGGAGGCAGAGGAGGAAGTTTTACGCCGCGATTGTTGGCATCCAACTTCTGCGCCACCATGTTCAAGACTTGCTGTTCGACCGGCATGGAAGGCTCACCGCCCACAGGCTGCACATAATCACTCTGGGCCTGAGTGCGCAAAGCTCTCGAAGGGATGATCCGCGCGGCACCCGTCGTGACACCCGCCGCGGAGTTGTTATTAACTCCGCCGGGGGGATTCATGATGAAGGTCGAGGCTCCCGTCGGATTGGGATTGTTATCGACCAACACCCCTCCCCGGCCAATCACCACGGGGCCGCCACCTCCGCCCGCAGCTCCCGGAACCGGCATCGCGGAGGGCATTCCAGCGGGGACAGGAGGCACCGAAGCCGTATTGATCGGGGCGGCAGCGCCCTTGTCCTTCACGCCATGCGTCGCATAGGTCAAGGTCACCGGCGCGCCTGCGTTCAGGATTTTGACGGTGTCGGAAATCTCGTCGATGGAAATGACTTCGATATCGTCCTGCTTTTCGCCTTCGGCGAGACTGTAGAAAACCGTCGGGGGCGTCTTCCCATTCACGGTGGCACGCAGCCAAACCTTCTTCGATTCAAGATCCGTGGTAATGCCTGTCAGGTTGATGTTGGAGGCCGGATTCGGCTTGTTGTTGGCCTGAGGGTCCGGCGGCGGAACAACCACGGGCGGCTTCAACGCGAAGGGATTGCGATCGACGATGGCTTGATAGTTGCGCTCGCCTGCAGCCGCCCAACCCGTCAAACCCAAGGCCAGCGAGCCAATAACCCCGCGAAAATTTCGGGCGTTCGTCCAGGCCGATCTCATAAACACATCGTAACTTGTAGCACCAGGAGAGGAAAACACCAGCCGAACCCGAAAGTTTCCAGCAGTTCGAATTTGGGTGGGTAGGGCGCGTCACTCCGTGCGCGCCGCCTTTGGAAACACCCGGTTTCGGCGCGTAGCGGAGTGCGCGCCCTACCTTGATCAGTCAAAATGAGAAGACCTGGAAAGTTTCCGGGTATCACAACCTTGACGCGAACTGCCCCAACTGGTCCATTCAAGCCACATCCCATGCACTCATCTCCCTCAAAATTCCGGTCTTCCCAACGCCACACCCGTCGCGGCTTCACGTTGATCGAGTTGCTCGTCGTGATCGCCATCATCGCCATCCTGGCCGGCATGCTGCTCCCCGCCCTCTCGAAAGCAAAGGAGAAGGCGAAAACCACCAGCTGCATCAATAATTTACGGCAGTTCGGCATCGCCCAAGCCGTTTACTCTGGCGATTTTGACGACCGGTTTTGCTACACCTTCTTCGTGCGCGGCAATAATGCGCTGCGCAAAGGCTGGTTCAACGCGCTCCAACCCTACCAGGGCACCACGAACCTTCTGCTCTGCCCCAATAAGTCCAAGAAATTCAAGGAAGTCGTCGCCCTCTACCCCAGCGATCAACAAGACAAGGCCATCTCCAATTATCAGATGAACTTCCGATTGGGCGGTTGCGACTGGGAAGGGGTCTGGGACGTCAAACAATGGCCGGCGAAGAAGATCGGCACCGTGGTCAGCCCCGCCAAAACCGTGCACCTCACCGACGGCGGCGTGAAACCCACCAACTCCAAGGAACCCTTAAAAGCGATCACCCCCAAATCCACGGAAAAACCCGGCGCCTGGGTTCTCCACGATCCGGCCAACAGTGCCCCCTGCGATGGCTGTGTGACGTCGGACGATCCGAATTGGGGCGGACCCCACCAGCGGCACAATCAACGAAGCAACGTGCTCATGGCCGATTCCCACGTGGAAACCATCAAAGCCCAAACCTGGTTCTGGTCCGACACGCCGTGGCTCAAACCCGAAATCGGCGGCGGCAATTAAGCGACCGCCCCGTTACCCATCCGCTCTCAAGCCAGGATATCGCGAATCACCTCGGCTTCCACCACGCCCGTAAGTCGATTCTCAAGACCTCCGTAAAAATAAGTCAGTTTACGGTGGTCCAACCCCATCAGATGGAGAATCGTGGCATGCAAGTCGCGCAAATGAACCTTGTTCAATGCGGCTTCCTGCCCGAGTTCGTCCGTCTCCCCAAAGCTGGTGCCGGCTCGCACACCCCCACCCGCGAGCCAATAGGTGAATCCTTTGGGATTGTGATCCCGCCCTCCCGTCTTCCCACCCGTGTTGAACGTCTCGCTGACCGGCATCCGTCCAAACTCGCCCCCCCAAACCACCAGCGTTTCCTCCAACAACCCTCGACGTTCCAAGTCCGCCAGCAGCCCCGCCATGGGCTTGTCCACCTCCGGCGCGTGAATCTGAAGGTTCTCCTCGATCCCGTGGTGTCCATCCCAGGTGTTTTGCCCGCCCGCGGGGCCGCCGCCCGAATAAATCTGCACAAAACGCACACCACGTTCCACCAGCCTGCGCGCGATCAGACATTGCGTCCCGAACGTCGCCGATCCCACCGTCAACGGATGCGCCCCCTTGGGATCGTGGATGCCATAAAGGCCGCGAGTCGCCTCCGACTCCGATGCGATGTCCATCGCTTCCGGTGCTGAAGTCTGGAGTTGAAACGCGAGTTCGTAGCTGGCGATCCGGGCCTCCAGCTCGGATTGTCCAGGCCGCGTCAGCGAGTGGGCTTGGTTTTGTTGATTGATCCAGCCGATCTGGTGTCGTTGCATGGAACGGCTGACCCCCTCGGGTGGATTGAGGTTTAAGATCGGAGATCCGCCGTTTCGAAGCACGGAGCCTTGAAAGGCGGCGGGCATGTAACCGCTCGACCAGTTCGGAGCCCCCGTGGTCGGTCCTCCGCGCGGATCCAACATCACGACATGGGCGGGCAGATTGGAGTTCAGGGCGCCCAACCCATACGTCATCCAAGCCCCAATCGAAGGATGACCCTGAATGATGCGCCCGGTGTTCATCTGCAGCACCGCCGAACCATGGGCGAAGGAGTCGCTTTGCAACGATTTTACCAAGGCCAGCTTGTCCATGTGGCGGGAAAGGTGGGGAAAAGCGTCCGAACACCAAAGACCGGATTGGCCATGCTGGCGGAACACTCGACGGCTGGCTTGCAAGACGGCCTTCGTCTTGGTCCGGCGACGAAACTCGTTGTCAATCGTCTGGCCGTCCCGGCGCTGCAACTCCGGTTTGTAATCGAACAAATCGACCTGAGACGGCCCTCCAAACATGAACAAAAAAATGCAGGACTTTGCCTTGAACGGAAGTTGAGGCAGCGGCCAGGAAGGGGCTGGGCTCCCGGACGCCTGAAGACGCGAAAAGAACCCGTCCTCACTCAACAGACTGGAAAGCGCAAGCCCGGTAAATCCCGCTCCGGCTTCCCACAGGAACTGCCGTCGAGTACCGAAGCATCCTGGACGAAATCTAGTCGACATAAACGAACTCATTCAAATTGAACAAAGCCACGCAGAACGCCTGCCAGGCCATGGCTTCGGCTTCCGCCGGGTGTTTGGCTTCGGCCAACTGCCTCTGCTCCCGCCACCACGCCTGGGCCGAGTCAAGTTCCTCCACGGCGGGCCGCCGCTGCAGGGCGAGCTCGAAAGCCCGCTGGATGCGGCGCGCGGGATCTTGCCCAGCCTCGCGATCCAGCCTCGCCGCCAACCGGGCGCCACGCTCCCGAACAAAGGCATCGTTCAGCAGTGTCAGGGCTTGCGCTGCAACCGTCGTGACCGCGCGTTCCCCCACCGGCACCGTGGTGGTCGTGTAATCGAATGATTCCAGCAAAGGGGTCAGCAGCGCGCGTTTGACAAAAGTATAAATGCTCCGGCGGGATTGCTCCCGCGGCGGACTGGTTTGCCATCCCTTGCCTTCGCTGTCCTGGGTTCGGTGCACTTCCTTCGGCAGCGAAGAGAAAAATGAAGGCCCTCCTTTCGCAAGCTCGAGGTCGCCGGACACCGCCAGCATGGAATCCCGCATGACTTCCGCTTCCATCCGGCGCGGGTTTTGACGCCAGAAGTAGCGATTGGCCTCATCCTTGGAACGGGAGACCGGATGATCCGAACGGGAGGATGCCCGGTACGCCGCACTGGTCATGATCAGCCGATGCGCACGCTTAATGGACCAGCCGCCCGCCAAAAACTCCCCCGCCAGATAATCCAATAAATCGGGATCACTGGGGCGGCTCCCGGTTTGGCCAAAGTCGTTCGGAGTCTCCACCAATCCCCTTCCAAAATGATGCTGCCACAACCGATTGACCAGGACGCGTGCCGTCAACGGATTCTCCGGGTGCACGACCCAGCGCGCAAAAGCCAGCCGCCGTCCCGAAGTGCCCTTCCCCGGGGCTCGGACGATTTCCGGAACCAGAAGACGAAAGACCTCGGGAACGCCGGGTTGAACTTCCTCGCCCGGGGACAGCACGTCGCCCCTCCGAAAGACATGAGTCGGTTTGATGGGATCCTCGTGCACGGCCAGTGCATAGCCAAAAGGCGGACGGTTCTCAAAGTCCTGAATCCGAGTTCGCAATCTCTTCTTCTCGTCCTCCGTAGCTGCGGCTTCGAGCGCTTGCTGCAAAGGCCGGACCGCCTCCGCCTTGGCGAGCTCCCAAGCTCGAACTTTCTCCGGTTCGGCCAGGGGACGAATAATGCGTCCCGTGCCCCGGCCACCCCCTCCGGTCTTGTGAAGACCGTAAGGATTGATGCTGCGGAAGTAGGCCAAAGTCCGGTAGTAATCCTTCTGACTGATCGGATCGTACTTGTGGTCGTGGCAGCGGGCGCATCCCAGGGTAAGCCCAAGAAAGGCCGCGCCCGTGGTCACCATCACATCGTCCAAATCGTCGAACTCCGCCGCGAGGGTGCTGTCCGGCTCGTCATCCCAAACGTGCAAGCGGTAGAAACCCGTCGCGACAACCGCCTCTTCGCGATCCTGTTCGTCAAGTTCGTCCCCGGCCAATTGTTCGAGAATGAACTGGTTGTAGGGCTTGTCCCGGTCAAAAGACTGTACCACATAATCGCGATACCGCCAGGCATGGGGTTTGGGGCCATCCCGTTCGTAACCGTTGCTCTCGGCAAAACGAACGAGATCCAGCCAGCGCCGGGCCCAGCGTTCGCCATACTCCGGGCGGGCCAGCAGCCGGTCGATCAGCCGCTCCCAGGCGTCCGGCCGACGGTCATCCAGAAACTCCTTCATCTCCTCCGGCTTCGGCGGCAAGCCAATCAAATCGAAATAAGCCCGCCGCATCAGCTCGCGCGGAGGTGCCTCCGGATTCGGAGCCATCCCCGCCCCTTCAAGCCGAGACATCCAGAAACGGTCGATGGGATGCGCGCGCGCCGTCAGAGAACGAACCTCCGGTGGACGCTGGGCACGAAGCGGCTGGAACGCCCACCAGGACCGGTCCTCGGACGTCAGCTCAAACTCGCGGGAACGGAGCTTGGGGACCGGGGAGCCTCGATCGAAATCCTCCCCGACACTCTGCGGCGACGACCCGGCTGCCCCCGAACCTTGCCGGACTTCCGCAGCAGGCGCCTGGGTCACATCCGCGAGGATTGGATTGATCCCACCGGTCACGATGGGGCCAAGCTGAAGGCACACCGCCAGCCTGCCGAACAACCAAAGCGCGGACACGATCCGTGGAAACGGGAATGATTGAAAGCGGACCATGGATGAGTGGAGTGAAGCGTGGGAAGTGTAGCAGCGACGAGTCTCGAAAACAGGCTTTTCTTGGTCACGGCCCCGCAGCGATCGTCCCCCCGGCGAGCAGGAAGATCGGGACAGGTGCCTCCAGAGGTTGTCGGTGACCCGCTTGTCGTGGTCACGCAGACAGCCCTGTCTGCTGTGGCGCAGGCTGCCCAACCTGCGGGGCGACGAAGAGACCAGGCGCGTGGAGAGCATGGAAGGGCCTCGTTCTTCACCCGCCGGGCCGACTGCCAGCCTGCGCTGCAATACTGAGAAAGCTTCGGGATGCACCGGATCGGGACCGGTGCATCCCGATGTTGCCGGTGATGCAGGTAGGGCGCGTCCGTCCCGGCGCGCCGCCGGAGCATGATGTTTTGCATCCCGTGGGCGGCGGGCTGGGACAGGCCCGCCCTACCAACAACATCGGGATACACGAGATCGGGAATTGCAGAGCAACGGTTTCTTGCATGCGCGGTTCGGGGGGAACAAGCTCAGCTCATTCATGAAATACTGTCGGAGGACGCTCGCCTTTTGCGGTCGCATGATTCGAATCCGATAGCCGGTGTTCGCGAGGCGAGTCGGTGGGGCGGTCTTGCTGGCCAGGATGGTCTGTTGCGTTCAGGCAGGGCTTGACCTGCCCTTCTCACTTTCACCCGCGCTGGAACAGGAGATTTTGCGTCCTGCCTTCGTGGATGCACTGACGGGCGGGACTCCCATCCTGCCCGCGGTGACGAACTTGACTCAGCTGAAAGCCCGGCTGGACGAATTACTGATTTCACCCCATGGATTCACGAACGCTTATGAAGATCTTTCGATTCAAGAAGCGGTTTACGAGCGCATGCTTTATGGCAGCACCACGGAACGCTGCCGGGTTGATTTCACGTTTGGAAAACGCCTTTCGGCTCATGCCTATGTGAAGCGGGCCGAACGGGGTTCGGAATCTCCTCGACTGGCCATCCTGCTCATCCCGGGAAGCGGCTTCAATCAGTCCTCCGCGATCGCCAGGATGGATCGCCTGAATTACCATGGGGCCATTCTCGGGGAGATCGCTCCCTATGGCGACGCCTACGTCCTCGTGAAACCCAATGAGGATTTCCTGGCGATTCACAACGGCACGAACAAGCTGAGTTACAATTTCATCTACACCGGTTTGATTGACCAGGGAGGGACTTACTCCGGGTTGTATCTCATCCAGGCTCTGGCGCTCTGCAAACATCTCCAAGCCCAGTATGACAGGCTCGTCATCATGGGCTTGTCACAAGGGGGCGCCGCGGCGCTGCTCGTCGCGCTCCAAGCCAGGCCCACCGGCGCCATGGTCGCCTCCGGCTACAGCATCTTGCTGCAGCAAATCCAATGGGCCGGCAGCAACCAAATCATGATCCCCAATATCGACGTTTGGTATGCGCGGGATCGAATCCGGGACCTGATGCTCCTTTCCAGAACCCAATTCTTGTTCACCTGGGGGCGAGCGGAAACCAACTACTACAAAATTGAAGCGGAGACCGGACTGACGTCAGCCTACTTCAAGTCGGTTCCCAATTACCAATCTGCCGTCCACCCCGCCGGGCATGAGTTTTCCTTCACCGAGGTCGCGGGATTCTTGAACAAGATGGTTCGTGCCTTGAGTCTCCGGGGAACAAGTTCGCAATCCACAGGAAAGGATTTTCGGATGTCCTGGTCCGGGCTTGTCACCGGCGCCACGTACGAATTGCAATACTCGCCGGACCTGGTGCAGTGGAAAAAGGTGAGACGTTGGTCGCAAGAGGAGAACGCCCGCTCCGTTGACCTGATCGAGAACGCTGGCAGTGTCCAGGGCTTTTACAGGTTGCTCGAAACGGCTCCGTAAGCTTGCCGGGCGCGAAACCCAGCCGACGAAACGGCTTCCCGCCAAGGTTCACGCGCGCTTCGGCCGAAAAACCGCACCGTGAAGATCCGCAAAAAAGGCCAAGCTCCAAACCGAGGCGCCACTCGCCTTCACTTCAACTGATCCAGGGGGTCGCTCGACTTCTTGCGGCGTGGTTTGGTCACAGACTTGGCATCCGCCCAAAGGCTTTCCAAGGCGTACTTTTCCCGCACATCCACCCGCATCACATGCACCATCACATCGACGAAATCCAACACCACCCAGCCGGTCTGTGCGCCACCGTCGGTGGCGTTGGGACGCAGCCCGTCCTCGCCGCGCAGCTTCTCGGTGATCTCATCGACAATGGCGCGAACGTGCGGGTCGCTGGTCGCGGTGGCCAGGACGTAAAAATCCGTCACCGAAGAAACTTTTCGCACATCGAGCACGACAAGATTTTCGGCCTTCTTGTTGTCAGCAAGCTCGCGACAACGCTGGGCGAGTTTCCGGGAGTCCATGGACATCGTCTGCCGCGCATTCTGGACGGGAGTTCAATCCAGATAAAGCCGATTCTCCAGAAGATCATGCGCCACCGATTCCGGAACCAGGTGCTCAATGGGCAGGCCAGCCTGCACTCTTGCCCGGATTTCGGAGGATGAAAGCGCAAGCGGATGCCCTCGCAACCGGTGAATGGAAAAGCCCGGCGGAACTTCCGTGAAGCTCGCGCCAGGGCGCGGCACAAGAATGAATTCGGCGCTTCGGGCCAGTTCCTCCGCTTCCCGCCACTTCGGCAATTGCGACACGTGATCCTCGCCGATCAGGCAAAAGAGGGAAGCTTGCGGAAAGCGCTGCCGATAGTGTCGCACGGTATCGATCGTGAACGAAACACCGCCGCGGCGAATCTCCAAGTCGTCCACCCTGCACTTCGTCTGACCGGCAAGGGCCAGGCGAAGCCAGCGCAGCCGAAAACGCGCCGGCGCAGGCTTTCGCTCAGGTTTGAAAGGAGATTGCGCCACGG containing:
- the rsfS gene encoding ribosome silencing factor — encoded protein: MDSRKLAQRCRELADNKKAENLVVLDVRKVSSVTDFYVLATATSDPHVRAIVDEITEKLRGEDGLRPNATDGGAQTGWVVLDFVDVMVHVMRVDVREKYALESLWADAKSVTKPRRKKSSDPLDQLK
- the nadD gene encoding nicotinate (nicotinamide) nucleotide adenylyltransferase — protein: MRLALYGGSFDPIHLGHLLVATAALQEFQLDFLSFVPVAQSPFKPERKPAPARFRLRWLRLALAGQTKCRVDDLEIRRGGVSFTIDTVRHYRQRFPQASLFCLIGEDHVSQLPKWREAEELARSAEFILVPRPGASFTEVPPGFSIHRLRGHPLALSSSEIRARVQAGLPIEHLVPESVAHDLLENRLYLD